In a genomic window of Aggregatimonas sangjinii:
- a CDS encoding Pycsar system effector family protein: protein MSDILSKTEEYVTELLTNELDKNFLYHNLRHTQRVVKSTKELLDNFDLKAKEREAIHLAAWLHDTGYTKGIAEHEKNSCAIAKEFLTERNYDTEGVQLVCSLIMATMRTHSPKNLLEEIIRDADSSHLGQSSYVQTSEMLREELSLLGVAEFNQKQWRKANIKMFQTEHRFYTDYARENWQSGKDSNLKKLVKARKKQQKTFRKEALKVKLKNNSPERGIQTMYRVTMRNHLKLSDIADTKANILLSVNAIIISLLLTNLIPKLDNPSNDYLIYPTGIFVLFSVASMIMSVLATRPNITSGEFNKEDVKNKKVNLLFFGNFHKMKLPDYEWAMQELIKDQSYLYSNLTKDLYFLGVVLNTKYKLLRWTYTIFMIGMILSVIAFFVALKFYGPERALIELPT from the coding sequence ATGTCCGATATACTTTCCAAGACCGAAGAATATGTAACCGAGCTCTTGACCAATGAGCTAGACAAGAATTTTTTGTACCACAATCTGAGGCATACACAACGGGTCGTTAAAAGTACTAAAGAATTGTTGGATAACTTTGACCTGAAAGCAAAAGAAAGAGAAGCGATACATCTAGCGGCTTGGCTTCACGACACCGGTTATACGAAAGGGATAGCGGAGCACGAGAAAAATAGCTGTGCAATTGCCAAGGAATTCTTGACAGAACGAAATTATGATACCGAAGGAGTTCAATTGGTCTGCTCCCTAATCATGGCCACCATGCGCACCCATTCCCCAAAAAATCTTTTGGAAGAAATCATAAGGGATGCCGACTCCTCCCACTTGGGACAAAGCAGTTATGTGCAGACCTCCGAAATGCTAAGGGAGGAGCTATCATTGCTGGGCGTAGCAGAATTTAACCAGAAGCAATGGCGTAAAGCGAATATTAAAATGTTTCAAACGGAACATCGCTTCTACACCGATTATGCCAGGGAAAATTGGCAAAGCGGAAAGGACAGCAATCTCAAAAAGCTGGTCAAAGCCCGTAAGAAACAGCAAAAAACGTTCAGAAAAGAAGCGCTTAAGGTCAAGTTAAAAAATAACAGTCCGGAAAGAGGCATTCAGACAATGTACCGCGTTACCATGCGCAATCATTTGAAACTCAGCGATATTGCCGATACCAAAGCAAATATCTTATTGTCGGTCAATGCCATCATCATTTCTCTCCTGCTTACCAACCTTATTCCCAAGCTTGACAACCCGAGCAACGATTATCTAATTTATCCTACTGGAATCTTTGTACTTTTTAGCGTAGCATCGATGATCATGTCGGTCTTGGCCACACGACCGAATATTACGAGTGGAGAATTCAATAAAGAGGATGTAAAGAATAAAAAGGTGAATCTCTTATTTTTCGGAAACTTTCACAAAATGAAATTACCGGATTATGAATGGGCCATGCAGGAACTCATAAAGGATCAAAGTTATTTGTATTCGAATTTGACCAAAGACCTTTACTTCTTGGGGGTGGTATTGAATACAAAGTACAAGCTCTTGCGGTGGACCTACACCATTTTTATGATCGGCATGATCTTATCGGTAATCGCGTTCTTTGTTGCATTGAAATTCTATGGCCCGGAAAGGGCGCTTATCGAACTACCGACTTAA
- a CDS encoding metallophosphoesterase, which produces MKGVVITKHFILIVLLALFTGCATYKSKYLDTANADDAPTTKEVSHTFYLVGDAGLSPFGGMNKALTIFKDRLDKADENSTAIFLGDNIYPAGMPDKKDSTAAYVNAKNDLDAQLKTLENYKGKPFFIPGNHDWYTEGLVGLEREQKYIQEKLDSKEVFFPEDGCPMKTIEVNDQIIIIALDTEWYLTNWNKRPDINDKCEIKDREKLFEEIESEIKKNAGKTIVMAFHHPMFSYGSHGGQYSVKQHLYPKSNIGPVPFLGTFVNVLRRTTGASIADIQNKRYTELKKRLVTLAQYSDKVIFVSGHEHTLQYIVENSTPQIVSGSGAKKGWTRLLNGSQFSTGHMGYATLEVYTDGSSRVRFYGVNDESDTEEFLFTTNVFAPDREINEEKYDEVFPATYSASIYTEDEIDKSGFFKGLWGERYRKYYATNVTAPTVNLDTLFGGLKPVRKGGGHQSKSLRLRHKDGKEYVMRALRKVSELYLQAMVFQEQYVIDDLEDSYLQEFLMDFYTGANPYAPFTIGKLSDAVGLYHTNPTLYYVPKQPALDQYNTDFGNELYMIEEHAGDDHDIESFGFSRELKSTDDMFDNLRDDEKYEVDSDAYLRARLFDMAIGDWDRHVDQWRWAEFEGKNKKGKKSKKTIYRPVPRDRDMAFSNMGDGLFMNIATRIIPSLRIMEGYKKKIRNVKGFNSSPKTYVLDVALLNQKTREEWLKQATYIQEHLTAEIIDDAFKQFPEEVRDGTVDNIKEILLSRIEQLQETANAYFEIINKYAVVTGTDKDDWFEINYKEGQVKIKGYRIIDGDKEKKFYENTFRKNVTKEVWVYGLDDDDKFKVKGTNNSGIKVRLIGGQNNDIYDVGAGKGTFIYDYKSKKNTLKDVSKAKVRLTDNYEVNTYRPLKFRSSTNQFIPTIGFNPDDGIKVGISNMYTFNGFRQNPFTQQHRTALSYYFATSGIEFDYRGEFANVTEKANLEIAARFTSPNFAINFFGFGNETDNLDDDLSLDYNRVRLQTLRFSPSLVWRGQLGSKLRLGINYENIQVEETEERFINTFYLANGEESTRSFTGIDGQYTYENSDNSAFPTIGMATSLQIGYKTGLSGGGSFGYVIPTLSFDYKLSANGKLVLATKWKAHLNIGNGFEFYQGASIGGIDGLRGFRNQRFTGKRSFYQNTDIRLSLGKVKTGILPTAIGLYGGFDYGRVWESEDPSNIWHTSYGGGFFLNMTDLISARAALFNSVDGLRFSFGIGFGF; this is translated from the coding sequence ATGAAGGGTGTCGTTATCACTAAACATTTTATACTAATTGTATTGCTCGCACTATTTACGGGCTGTGCCACATACAAAAGCAAGTATCTAGATACCGCCAATGCAGACGATGCCCCTACTACAAAAGAGGTTTCGCATACGTTTTATCTAGTGGGCGACGCCGGTCTCTCGCCCTTTGGCGGAATGAACAAAGCTTTGACCATTTTCAAGGATCGATTGGACAAGGCCGATGAGAACAGTACGGCGATTTTCTTGGGAGATAATATCTACCCTGCGGGTATGCCTGATAAAAAAGATTCTACGGCCGCATATGTAAATGCCAAAAACGACCTGGATGCCCAACTCAAGACGCTGGAGAACTATAAAGGGAAGCCTTTCTTCATTCCCGGTAATCACGATTGGTACACCGAAGGTCTCGTAGGGTTGGAACGTGAACAGAAGTACATACAGGAGAAATTGGATAGTAAGGAAGTATTCTTTCCGGAGGATGGCTGTCCTATGAAAACCATCGAGGTCAATGATCAAATCATCATCATCGCGTTGGATACGGAATGGTACCTCACGAATTGGAACAAGCGTCCCGATATCAATGACAAATGCGAGATCAAAGACCGTGAAAAACTTTTTGAGGAAATCGAGAGCGAGATTAAAAAAAATGCCGGCAAAACCATCGTAATGGCATTTCACCACCCGATGTTCAGCTACGGTTCGCATGGGGGTCAATATAGTGTGAAACAGCATTTATACCCAAAGAGCAACATTGGCCCGGTGCCTTTTTTGGGCACTTTTGTAAATGTGCTCCGAAGAACCACAGGGGCGTCTATTGCCGACATCCAAAATAAGCGCTATACCGAACTGAAAAAGCGCTTGGTCACCTTGGCACAATATTCCGATAAGGTCATTTTTGTGTCGGGTCACGAGCACACACTGCAATATATCGTTGAGAACAGCACTCCGCAAATTGTTAGTGGTTCTGGCGCAAAAAAGGGGTGGACACGGCTTTTGAACGGAAGTCAGTTCTCCACTGGGCATATGGGCTACGCCACCTTGGAAGTTTATACCGACGGCTCATCGCGGGTTCGCTTTTATGGGGTGAATGATGAAAGCGATACTGAGGAGTTTTTATTTACTACGAACGTCTTTGCCCCGGATAGGGAAATCAATGAAGAGAAATACGATGAGGTGTTCCCAGCGACCTACAGCGCTTCCATTTATACCGAGGATGAAATTGATAAAAGTGGATTTTTCAAAGGTCTGTGGGGTGAGCGCTATCGAAAATATTATGCTACCAATGTTACTGCTCCTACCGTAAACTTAGATACGCTCTTCGGTGGCTTAAAACCAGTACGGAAAGGCGGGGGACACCAATCCAAGTCGTTGCGCTTACGTCACAAAGATGGAAAGGAGTACGTGATGCGGGCCTTACGGAAGGTTTCGGAACTCTACTTACAGGCCATGGTCTTTCAAGAGCAATACGTTATCGACGATTTAGAAGATAGCTATTTACAGGAGTTTCTGATGGATTTTTATACCGGAGCTAATCCGTATGCGCCTTTTACTATTGGCAAACTATCCGACGCCGTTGGTCTTTATCACACCAACCCGACGCTCTATTATGTTCCGAAACAACCGGCTCTTGACCAATACAATACCGATTTCGGAAACGAGCTGTATATGATCGAGGAACACGCAGGAGACGACCATGACATTGAAAGTTTTGGTTTTAGCAGAGAACTAAAGAGTACCGACGATATGTTCGATAATCTTCGCGATGACGAAAAGTATGAAGTGGATTCGGATGCCTATCTGCGCGCCCGTTTGTTCGATATGGCCATAGGCGATTGGGATCGTCATGTAGACCAGTGGCGCTGGGCCGAATTCGAAGGCAAAAACAAAAAAGGAAAGAAATCAAAAAAGACCATTTACCGTCCGGTTCCCCGGGACAGAGACATGGCATTCTCCAATATGGGAGACGGTTTATTTATGAACATCGCCACACGAATAATCCCTAGCCTGCGGATTATGGAAGGATACAAGAAAAAAATTAGAAACGTAAAAGGGTTCAATTCCTCCCCTAAAACATATGTTCTCGACGTAGCGCTGTTGAACCAAAAAACAAGGGAAGAATGGCTAAAGCAAGCTACTTACATTCAAGAACACCTAACGGCGGAAATAATCGATGACGCTTTCAAACAATTTCCAGAAGAAGTACGGGACGGTACGGTCGACAACATTAAGGAAATTCTACTCTCGCGGATCGAGCAGCTTCAGGAAACTGCAAATGCATACTTTGAGATAATAAATAAATATGCCGTCGTAACTGGTACGGATAAGGACGATTGGTTTGAAATCAATTATAAGGAAGGGCAAGTAAAAATTAAGGGATACCGTATTATCGATGGCGATAAAGAGAAGAAGTTTTACGAAAATACCTTTCGAAAAAACGTGACCAAAGAAGTTTGGGTATACGGGCTTGACGATGACGATAAGTTCAAGGTCAAGGGTACGAACAATAGCGGTATCAAAGTGAGATTGATCGGGGGGCAAAACAATGATATTTACGACGTAGGTGCAGGCAAGGGTACGTTCATTTACGATTATAAATCCAAAAAGAACACCTTGAAAGACGTGTCGAAGGCCAAGGTGCGACTGACCGATAATTATGAGGTCAATACCTATCGCCCCTTAAAGTTTAGGAGCAGTACCAACCAATTCATCCCGACTATCGGATTCAATCCCGATGACGGTATAAAAGTGGGGATCAGCAATATGTATACGTTCAATGGCTTTAGGCAAAACCCTTTTACGCAACAGCACCGTACCGCACTCTCCTATTATTTCGCGACCAGTGGTATAGAGTTCGATTATCGCGGAGAATTCGCGAACGTTACCGAGAAGGCCAATCTGGAAATTGCGGCAAGATTCACCAGTCCCAATTTCGCGATAAACTTCTTTGGTTTTGGCAACGAGACCGATAATTTAGACGATGACCTGAGCTTGGATTACAATCGGGTGCGACTGCAGACCTTGCGCTTCTCGCCGTCCTTGGTGTGGCGGGGGCAATTGGGGAGTAAATTGAGACTAGGGATCAACTATGAGAACATTCAGGTAGAAGAAACGGAAGAGCGCTTTATCAATACTTTTTATCTGGCGAATGGGGAAGAGAGTACGCGTAGCTTCACAGGTATAGATGGCCAATACACCTATGAAAATAGCGATAATTCGGCCTTTCCGACAATAGGAATGGCAACGTCGTTGCAAATAGGGTACAAGACCGGCCTGAGCGGTGGCGGCTCTTTCGGTTATGTGATTCCCACGCTGTCGTTCGATTACAAACTGAGTGCGAACGGGAAACTGGTATTGGCCACCAAATGGAAAGCCCATTTGAATATCGGGAATGGTTTCGAATTTTATCAAGGCGCAAGTATTGGAGGGATAGATGGCCTGCGCGGATTCCGAAACCAACGGTTTACCGGCAAACGCTCATTCTATCAAAATACCGATATCAGACTAAGCCTTGGAAAGGTAAAAACCGGAATTTTACCCACTGCCATTGGGTTGTACGGGGGATTCGATTATGGTCGCGTATGGGAATCCGAAGACCCCTCCAATATCTGGCATACCTCTTATGGGGGCGGTTTTTTCTTGAATATGACCGATTTGATATCCGCTCGGGCAGCACTTTTCAATAGTGTAGACGGACTCCGTTTTTCGTTTGGGATAGGATTCGGGTTTTAA
- a CDS encoding vanadium-dependent haloperoxidase, whose protein sequence is MKKLVVILCLCFAVLSCKEDVKTAKGPIVVSPDQLHASVDMVTEIMIHDIFSPPVASRVFAYPNIAAYEIMAQTNPDYRPLSGQVTDLETIPTIDSTKQVNSQLAALMAHMHLSKTLIFSEDKFEVLEDSLYGVWKNQNLEEFEASKDYAMQVAEHIKAWMAKDNYAQTRTMPKFTVDTDDPSRWQPTPPAYIEGIEPHWNKIRPFAIDSAAQFKPVPPPPFSMEKNSPFYKELVEVYDISNKITAQGDSSEEVAIAKFWDCNPYVSVTRGHLMFATKKISPGAHWIGIAKIAAKKTNSDFDTTLFAYTKTSIAIADAFISCWDEKYRSNLIRPETLINQHIDEDWTPILQTPPFPEYSSGHSVASGAASTALTDIFGPDFAFDDDTEVAYGLPVRSFDSFEQAADEAAISRMYGGIHYRAAVEVGVTQGRDLGTYVVNKLQMKTNPDLASN, encoded by the coding sequence ATGAAGAAATTAGTAGTTATCCTATGCCTGTGTTTTGCGGTTTTATCTTGTAAAGAAGATGTAAAGACCGCCAAAGGACCCATTGTGGTTAGCCCTGATCAGCTACATGCTTCGGTAGACATGGTTACGGAAATCATGATACATGATATCTTTTCGCCACCAGTCGCCAGCCGTGTGTTTGCCTATCCGAACATTGCGGCCTATGAGATTATGGCACAAACCAATCCTGATTACCGCCCGCTATCGGGTCAGGTAACAGACCTGGAAACCATTCCCACTATAGATTCGACCAAACAGGTGAATTCGCAACTTGCGGCGCTCATGGCGCATATGCATTTGAGTAAGACCTTGATTTTCTCGGAAGACAAATTCGAAGTTTTGGAAGATAGTCTGTACGGGGTATGGAAAAACCAGAACCTTGAGGAGTTCGAGGCGTCCAAGGATTATGCGATGCAGGTCGCCGAACACATTAAGGCGTGGATGGCAAAGGACAATTATGCCCAGACCAGGACCATGCCCAAATTTACGGTCGACACCGATGACCCTTCGCGATGGCAGCCCACACCACCTGCCTACATTGAAGGTATTGAACCGCACTGGAATAAAATAAGACCCTTTGCTATCGATTCCGCGGCGCAGTTCAAACCCGTACCGCCGCCACCGTTTTCAATGGAAAAAAATTCTCCTTTCTACAAGGAATTGGTGGAAGTATACGACATCAGCAACAAGATTACCGCTCAAGGGGATTCCTCCGAAGAGGTGGCCATTGCCAAATTTTGGGATTGTAATCCGTATGTCTCCGTTACTAGGGGGCATCTCATGTTCGCTACAAAAAAGATTTCACCGGGTGCACACTGGATCGGCATCGCCAAAATCGCTGCGAAGAAAACAAATAGTGATTTCGATACCACGCTTTTTGCCTATACCAAGACCTCTATTGCGATTGCCGATGCCTTTATTAGCTGTTGGGATGAAAAATACAGAAGTAACCTTATTCGCCCGGAAACGCTCATCAACCAACATATCGACGAGGATTGGACCCCGATTTTACAAACGCCTCCCTTTCCCGAATATTCCAGTGGCCATAGTGTAGCTTCTGGAGCTGCCTCAACGGCTCTGACCGATATTTTCGGACCCGATTTTGCCTTTGACGATGATACCGAAGTGGCCTACGGACTACCCGTAAGAAGTTTCGATTCTTTTGAGCAGGCCGCCGATGAGGCCGCCATCAGTAGAATGTACGGCGGTATTCACTATCGTGCAGCAGTAGAGGTTGGGGTGACACAAGGTCGCGATTTGGGCACTTATGTGGTGAATAAACTGCAGATGAAGACGAATCCGGACCTCGCTTCCAACTAA
- the xylA gene encoding xylose isomerase, protein MAVIGDKEYFKGIGEIKFEGAASDNPLAFKYYNPEQVVAGKTMREHFKFAIAYWHTFCGQGADPFGPGTQNFPWDQPSDAVEAAKAKADAAFEFITKMGFDYFCFHDYDLIQEGATFTESEKRLATIVEYIKSKKAEAGVKLLWGTANCFSNPRYMNGAATNPDFNVLARAGGQIKLALDATMALDGENYVFWGGREGYMSLLNTDMKRELDHMGRFLGMARDYARAQGFKGNFFIEPKPMEPMKHQYDFDCATVVGFLHQYGLQDDFKLNIEVNHATLASHTMQHELEVAAAHGMLGSVDANRGDYQNGWDTDQFPNNIGEVTEAMLVFLKAGGLQGGGINFDAKIRRNSTDMDDVFHAHIGGADTFARALLVADKIISSSPYDALRSKRYSSFDSGKGKDFEDGKLDLKALYEIAKDNGELELQSGKQELFENIVNQYI, encoded by the coding sequence ATGGCAGTAATAGGAGACAAAGAATACTTTAAAGGAATCGGGGAAATTAAATTTGAAGGGGCAGCATCGGATAATCCCTTAGCGTTCAAATACTACAATCCGGAACAAGTAGTTGCCGGCAAGACCATGCGCGAGCATTTCAAATTCGCCATTGCCTACTGGCATACCTTCTGCGGCCAAGGTGCCGATCCATTCGGGCCCGGAACGCAAAATTTTCCATGGGACCAACCCTCCGACGCCGTCGAGGCGGCAAAGGCCAAGGCCGATGCGGCATTCGAGTTTATCACAAAAATGGGATTCGACTACTTCTGTTTTCACGATTATGATCTCATACAGGAAGGGGCCACTTTTACCGAATCGGAAAAGCGACTGGCGACCATAGTCGAGTATATCAAGAGTAAAAAAGCGGAAGCAGGCGTAAAGTTGTTATGGGGCACGGCGAATTGCTTTTCGAACCCAAGGTATATGAACGGTGCAGCGACCAATCCCGATTTTAATGTATTGGCCCGTGCAGGCGGACAAATAAAACTGGCCTTGGATGCCACTATGGCCCTGGATGGCGAAAATTACGTCTTCTGGGGCGGTCGAGAAGGCTATATGTCGCTTCTGAATACCGACATGAAGCGCGAATTGGACCATATGGGAAGATTCCTGGGAATGGCACGGGATTATGCGAGAGCACAAGGCTTTAAAGGAAATTTCTTTATCGAGCCCAAACCTATGGAACCTATGAAACACCAGTACGATTTCGATTGTGCGACCGTTGTAGGCTTTCTGCATCAATACGGATTACAGGATGATTTCAAATTGAACATCGAGGTCAACCATGCTACCTTGGCGAGCCACACCATGCAGCACGAGTTGGAAGTTGCGGCGGCGCACGGCATGTTGGGCAGTGTAGATGCCAATCGCGGCGATTATCAGAACGGATGGGATACCGATCAATTCCCTAACAATATCGGCGAGGTTACCGAAGCCATGTTAGTTTTCTTAAAAGCAGGCGGATTGCAAGGAGGCGGCATTAACTTTGACGCGAAAATTCGAAGAAATTCTACGGATATGGACGATGTTTTTCATGCACACATAGGAGGTGCAGATACTTTTGCCAGGGCCTTATTGGTTGCCGACAAAATCATTTCATCCTCACCCTACGATGCCCTTCGCAGCAAACGTTACAGTTCGTTTGACTCCGGAAAAGGCAAGGATTTTGAAGATGGAAAGCTAGATCTTAAGGCATTATACGAGATTGCCAAAGACAATGGCGAATTGGAACTACAAAGTGGCAAGCAAGAATTGTTCGAAAACATCGTGAACCAGTATATCTAA